One genomic segment of Planctomycetota bacterium includes these proteins:
- the dnaN gene encoding DNA polymerase III subunit beta yields the protein MKVTCDREKLLAAFQVAAAVAPSRSPKPILSNVKFEVTADSAILMATDLEIGVRINVSGVETEAPGTIILPVARFGSILRESSDAKLRIDSDGQGTVVRGERSEFRLPAENPDQFPAVAGFTEKKYHELPARLLRELIRRTVFATDMESSRYALGGVLFEMTPQQITAVGTDGRRLARMQGPGTSVGGHETGDQMTIIPSKTMHMIERALADVDVEVQIAARGNDVMVRSPKGTIVSRLVEGRFPKWRDVFPHRDDAQKIELQVGAVHAAVRQAMIVTSDESRGVDFTFGDGKLVLAARSADVGQSRVELPISYDGAEVSITLDPRFLSDFLRVLDSEKTFTFELKDADSAAVCSTDDGYGYVIMPLARDR from the coding sequence ATGAAAGTCACCTGCGATCGCGAGAAACTCTTGGCGGCCTTTCAAGTCGCCGCGGCCGTTGCCCCCAGCCGCAGCCCCAAGCCAATCCTCAGCAACGTCAAGTTCGAGGTCACGGCCGACTCGGCCATTCTGATGGCCACCGACTTGGAAATCGGCGTCCGCATCAACGTCTCGGGGGTCGAAACCGAAGCCCCCGGCACGATCATCCTGCCGGTCGCGCGGTTCGGCTCGATCTTGCGCGAATCGAGCGATGCCAAGCTCAGGATCGATAGCGATGGCCAAGGGACGGTGGTTCGCGGCGAGCGGAGCGAGTTCCGACTGCCCGCCGAAAACCCCGATCAATTTCCGGCCGTGGCCGGCTTTACCGAAAAGAAGTACCACGAGTTGCCGGCGCGCCTGCTGCGCGAGTTGATCCGCCGCACGGTGTTTGCCACCGACATGGAGTCAAGCCGCTACGCATTGGGGGGCGTGCTGTTCGAGATGACCCCCCAGCAGATCACCGCCGTGGGGACCGACGGCCGCCGGCTGGCGCGGATGCAAGGGCCGGGCACCTCGGTCGGTGGGCACGAAACCGGCGACCAGATGACGATCATCCCCAGCAAGACCATGCACATGATCGAGCGGGCCCTGGCCGACGTGGACGTCGAAGTTCAGATCGCGGCCCGCGGCAACGACGTGATGGTCCGCAGCCCCAAGGGAACGATCGTGTCCCGACTGGTCGAAGGTCGCTTCCCCAAATGGCGCGACGTGTTCCCCCACCGTGACGACGCCCAGAAGATTGAACTACAGGTCGGCGCCGTCCACGCCGCCGTGCGCCAGGCGATGATCGTCACCAGCGACGAAAGCCGCGGCGTTGACTTTACGTTCGGCGACGGCAAGTTGGTGCTGGCGGCCCGCAGCGCCGACGTCGGCCAGTCGCGCGTCGAGTTGCCCATCAGCTACGACGGCGCCGAAGTTTCGATCACCCTGGACCCGCGGTTCTTGAGCGACTTCCTCCGGGTGTTGGACAGCGAAAAGACATTCACGTTCGAGCTTAAGGACGCCGACAGCGCGGCCGTCTGTTCGACCGACGACGGCTATGGATATGTGATCATGCCGCTGGCGCGCGATCGCTGA
- a CDS encoding DUF721 domain-containing protein: protein MSRPQKMSDLLSQLTARRGYARQQTGASFDEAWQQAAGAALARQSRVGQVKRGALEVIVANSALAQELSYQKRGIITKLTGLLPDEQITDLRVRVGPVE from the coding sequence ATGTCGCGCCCGCAAAAGATGTCCGACCTGCTCAGCCAGTTGACCGCGCGGCGGGGCTACGCGCGGCAACAGACCGGAGCGAGCTTCGACGAGGCCTGGCAGCAGGCGGCCGGCGCGGCGCTGGCCCGGCAGTCGCGCGTGGGCCAGGTGAAGCGCGGGGCGCTGGAAGTCATCGTCGCCAACAGCGCGCTGGCCCAGGAATTGTCGTACCAGAAGCGGGGCATCATCACGAAACTGACCGGGCTGTTGCCCGACGAACAAATCACCGATCTCCGCGTCCGCGTCGGCCCCGTCGAATAG
- a CDS encoding GIY-YIG nuclease family protein — translation MKDKLRLAFEKASLGYSPDRVVADPDLRKTFLAECRALGLTGTEATLLRSLLNLRKQGGLRGRKSRRTSLPDEDHYRFAAEMAARFIERRDGISLDAIICDPELAADFDCVANRLSPGYSSLQYRWAALNLRKRRSLKPELLSRVVKADAVSRFDFATIDLNRVSTRAGLYVFLTADRCLYVGEAENLQNRIRKHLDHSDNKGFARWLWEQETPNLVLETHVLPNAVPTRIRRALESEMIESRNPVFNVKR, via the coding sequence ATGAAGGACAAGCTTCGGCTGGCATTCGAGAAAGCTTCGCTTGGCTACTCGCCAGATCGTGTCGTCGCCGATCCGGACTTGAGGAAAACTTTTCTTGCCGAATGCCGCGCGCTCGGACTAACGGGAACCGAAGCCACACTACTTCGCTCCTTGTTGAACTTGCGAAAACAAGGTGGCCTGCGGGGCCGCAAATCTCGTCGAACTTCGCTGCCTGACGAAGATCATTACCGGTTTGCTGCGGAGATGGCGGCCAGATTCATCGAGCGACGTGACGGCATCAGCCTGGACGCCATCATTTGTGATCCTGAGTTGGCCGCTGACTTCGATTGCGTGGCGAATCGGTTGTCACCCGGCTATTCTTCGTTGCAATACCGGTGGGCAGCCTTGAATCTTCGCAAGCGACGAAGTCTCAAGCCAGAACTGCTGAGTCGCGTCGTGAAGGCTGATGCCGTCTCGCGATTCGATTTCGCCACGATTGACTTAAATCGGGTCTCGACACGCGCGGGACTCTACGTGTTTTTAACAGCTGACCGGTGCCTCTACGTGGGTGAGGCCGAGAATCTACAGAATCGTATTCGAAAGCATCTCGATCATTCTGACAACAAAGGATTCGCTCGTTGGCTCTGGGAACAAGAGACTCCGAACCTCGTATTGGAAACTCACGTGTTGCCTAATGCCGTGCCAACAAGAATTCGTCGTGCTCTCGAGTCAGAGATGATTGAGTCGAGGAATCCTGTTTTCAATGTGAAGCGATGA
- the purE gene encoding 5-(carboxyamino)imidazole ribonucleotide mutase, with product MTTTVEPLVGIIMGSKSDWETMRHAADTLTEFNVPHECRVVSAHRTPRWLAEYAGTAEQRGLQVIIAGAGGAAHLPGMTAAETCLPVLGVPVQSHALQGLDSLLSIVQMPAGVPVATLAIGKAGAVNAALLAISILSASRSELRAQLKRYREEQTGRVLKETLP from the coding sequence ATGACAACGACCGTTGAGCCGCTGGTGGGCATCATCATGGGAAGCAAAAGCGACTGGGAGACCATGCGCCACGCCGCCGACACGTTGACCGAGTTCAACGTGCCGCACGAATGCCGCGTCGTCTCGGCCCATCGCACGCCCCGCTGGCTGGCCGAATATGCCGGCACGGCCGAGCAGCGCGGCTTGCAGGTGATTATCGCCGGCGCCGGCGGCGCGGCGCACCTGCCGGGCATGACCGCGGCCGAAACCTGCTTGCCCGTCTTGGGCGTACCGGTGCAAAGCCACGCGCTGCAAGGGCTTGATTCGCTGTTGTCGATCGTGCAGATGCCCGCCGGCGTGCCGGTGGCGACGTTGGCCATCGGCAAGGCGGGCGCGGTGAACGCGGCGCTGTTGGCCATTAGCATCTTGTCGGCCAGCAGGTCCGAGTTGCGGGCGCAGCTGAAGCGCTATCGCGAAGAGCAAACGGGGCGAGTGCTAAAGGAAACGCTCCCTTGA
- a CDS encoding acyl-CoA dehydrogenase family protein, producing MDDATRERQRAEAEEMLGDRLEKAEFAKGLFFGAYLQDRLPEYPRFAHHAGLDARIAELRQFCREQIDPVKIDREAIIPDSVVHGLGKLGVLGACLPKRCGGLELKQAEYCRLLEVLGGHCASTALFVNAHHSIGPRSLVLFGTPAQQNRWLPKLASGEWISAFALTEPNAGSDAANVQTVATPTEDGSAYLINGQKRWITNGGIAQVLTVMARTPMPGKKESKITAFIVTPDMPGFEIVEKRMDKCGVRGSATARLAFHDMRVPRENILGSLGRGLKVALTVLDFGRTTFGASCTGAAKYCLERASEHCRTRVQFGQPIGNFEMVKEKLAYMQAGIFAMEAATYQTAALIDADTAEYMVETAMLKVFATEVLWRIINDTFQLFGGKAYFTDEPFERMMRDARINTIGEGANDVLRSFVALVGMRDVGLELQGVLNAVFNPLGNLGRIGRFASRKVGSLLSSPTIPVRAMELHDDAARVARSLGRLGSEVEALLRHYQEDILEREYQLGRVADAATEIYVCCAVLNRLDAMLADAHLVDGERQRALTTGRYYLALAQRRIRTSLDALWDNDDQATTRVANQVL from the coding sequence ATGGACGACGCCACTCGCGAGCGCCAACGCGCCGAGGCCGAGGAAATGCTCGGCGACCGGCTGGAGAAGGCGGAATTCGCCAAAGGGCTGTTCTTCGGCGCTTACCTGCAGGACCGACTGCCCGAGTATCCGCGGTTTGCCCATCACGCTGGACTCGACGCGCGGATTGCCGAACTGCGGCAGTTCTGTCGCGAGCAGATCGACCCGGTCAAAATCGATCGCGAGGCGATCATTCCCGACTCGGTCGTCCACGGGTTGGGGAAGCTCGGCGTACTGGGGGCCTGCTTGCCGAAGCGCTGCGGCGGGCTGGAACTGAAGCAGGCCGAGTATTGCCGGCTGCTGGAAGTGCTGGGCGGCCACTGCGCGAGCACGGCGCTGTTTGTCAACGCGCACCATTCGATCGGCCCGCGCTCGCTGGTTTTGTTCGGCACCCCAGCGCAACAAAATCGCTGGCTGCCGAAGCTGGCCAGCGGCGAGTGGATCAGCGCCTTCGCGCTGACCGAACCGAACGCCGGTAGCGATGCCGCCAACGTGCAAACCGTGGCCACGCCGACCGAGGACGGCAGCGCCTACCTCATCAACGGCCAGAAGCGCTGGATCACCAACGGCGGAATCGCCCAAGTGTTGACCGTCATGGCCCGTACGCCGATGCCAGGCAAGAAGGAATCGAAGATCACGGCCTTCATCGTCACGCCCGACATGCCCGGCTTCGAGATCGTCGAGAAGCGAATGGACAAGTGCGGCGTGCGGGGCAGCGCCACGGCGCGACTGGCGTTTCACGACATGCGCGTGCCGCGCGAGAACATCCTGGGCTCGCTCGGTCGCGGGCTGAAGGTGGCGCTGACGGTGTTGGACTTTGGCCGGACCACGTTCGGGGCCAGTTGCACGGGCGCGGCCAAGTATTGCCTGGAGCGGGCCAGCGAACATTGCCGCACGCGCGTCCAATTCGGCCAGCCGATCGGCAACTTCGAGATGGTCAAGGAGAAGCTGGCCTACATGCAGGCCGGCATCTTCGCCATGGAGGCCGCCACTTACCAGACGGCCGCCCTGATCGACGCCGACACGGCCGAGTACATGGTCGAGACGGCCATGTTGAAAGTCTTTGCCACCGAGGTGCTGTGGCGGATCATCAACGACACGTTCCAGTTGTTCGGCGGCAAGGCCTACTTCACCGACGAGCCGTTCGAGCGGATGATGCGCGACGCGCGGATCAACACCATTGGCGAAGGGGCCAACGACGTGCTCCGCAGCTTTGTGGCGCTGGTCGGCATGCGCGACGTCGGGCTTGAATTGCAGGGAGTGCTGAACGCGGTGTTCAACCCGTTGGGGAACCTGGGGCGGATCGGCCGGTTCGCCTCGCGCAAGGTCGGATCATTGCTGTCGTCGCCGACGATTCCAGTTCGGGCGATGGAACTGCACGACGACGCGGCGCGGGTGGCCCGCTCGCTGGGCCGGCTGGGCTCCGAGGTCGAAGCCCTGTTGCGCCACTACCAGGAAGACATCCTCGAACGCGAGTACCAGTTGGGCCGAGTGGCCGACGCGGCGACCGAGATCTATGTCTGCTGTGCGGTCCTGAACCGGCTGGACGCGATGTTGGCCGACGCCCATCTGGTCGATGGCGAACGCCAGCGAGCCTTGACGACCGGGCGGTATTACCTGGCCCTGGCCCAACGACGGATTCGCACGTCGCTCGACGCCCTGTGGGACAACGACGACCAGGCCACCACCCGGGTCGCCAACCAGGTGCTGTAG
- a CDS encoding ATP-binding protein has protein sequence METIVSIPLSGNVVDDAVRSSAGRAAGVRRPACSLPEFLAGPENQLAGALMTSLINCPAALPSSGAFNSPAAVVRELNIDIQRAEAAGSAAPHFNIARNNLAKSNGTAETNGAAEPSAEPVSTRSLVVLYGPPGTGKSHLAFGLAEAWRTSSAGSRQVVYLQANDFWRQLNEAFESRTVDLWRNQLRSADLFVLEDLGQLASRATAQVELLHTLDALEARGALVVLTSRVAPAAIASLLPGLQSRLASALSLELNPPSPPTRRELIRRLAQLRGTSIQESAVRVLTEGIAGTAPELFGALLYLESQANLERRPINAALTQQYVSGRTATGTPTLRVIALHTARHFSLKVSELKSPSRKRGVVAARDTAMYLARQLTGKSLEQIGAYFGGRDHTTVLHGCRKIETQLETDPAIRHNVTELRQHMAGGA, from the coding sequence GTGGAAACGATCGTCAGCATTCCGTTGTCGGGCAACGTCGTCGACGACGCAGTCCGCTCGTCGGCAGGGCGCGCTGCGGGAGTGCGTCGACCGGCTTGCTCGTTGCCCGAGTTCCTAGCCGGCCCCGAGAACCAACTGGCCGGCGCGCTGATGACCTCGCTGATCAACTGCCCAGCAGCGCTCCCTAGCTCGGGGGCGTTCAATAGCCCGGCCGCCGTGGTGCGCGAGTTGAACATCGATATTCAGCGCGCCGAAGCGGCTGGCAGCGCCGCGCCCCACTTCAATATTGCCAGAAATAATCTCGCCAAAAGCAATGGAACGGCTGAGACCAACGGCGCGGCTGAACCCTCCGCCGAGCCCGTCTCGACACGGTCGCTGGTCGTGCTGTACGGCCCGCCTGGCACCGGCAAGTCGCATCTAGCGTTCGGCCTGGCCGAAGCGTGGCGCACATCGTCGGCCGGGTCAAGGCAGGTCGTTTATCTGCAAGCCAACGATTTCTGGCGGCAACTAAACGAAGCGTTTGAATCGCGGACGGTCGACTTGTGGCGCAACCAGTTGCGCTCAGCCGATTTGTTCGTCCTCGAAGATCTCGGCCAACTGGCCAGTCGCGCCACGGCCCAGGTCGAACTGCTGCATACGCTCGACGCCCTAGAAGCCCGCGGCGCGCTGGTCGTGCTCACCTCGCGCGTCGCCCCGGCGGCGATTGCGTCGCTATTGCCCGGGTTGCAAAGTCGGCTGGCGTCGGCACTTTCGCTGGAATTGAACCCCCCCAGCCCGCCGACCCGCCGCGAGTTGATCCGCCGGCTGGCGCAACTGCGCGGCACGTCCATTCAAGAATCGGCCGTGCGCGTGCTGACCGAGGGGATCGCCGGCACGGCGCCCGAGCTGTTCGGGGCGCTGTTGTACCTGGAAAGCCAGGCCAATCTCGAGCGCCGGCCGATCAACGCGGCGCTGACCCAGCAGTATGTTTCGGGGCGCACCGCGACCGGGACGCCGACGTTGCGCGTGATCGCCCTGCACACGGCCCGGCACTTTAGCCTGAAGGTCAGCGAGCTGAAAAGCCCGTCGCGCAAGCGCGGCGTGGTGGCCGCGCGTGATACGGCCATGTACCTGGCCCGGCAATTGACGGGCAAAAGCCTGGAACAAATCGGCGCTTACTTCGGCGGCCGCGATCACACCACGGTGCTGCACGGCTGTCGCAAGATCGAAACACAGCTCGAGACCGATCCGGCCATCCGCCACAACGTAACCGAGCTGCGCCAGCACATGGCAGGTGGCGCATGA
- a CDS encoding cysteine desulfurase — protein sequence MKSLYFDHNATTPIAPEVVDALAECHAARFANPASAHRAGGRARRALDDARENIGRLLGAQVHSAATDRVIFTSGGTEANNLALLGLVKETPGHVIISAIEHPSVVGTAEELARRGWQVDKLPVSVDGVVAVEVLPKLLRPDTQLVSVMLGNNETGVLQPVAELAKLCAAAGVSLHTDAVQAAGKSHVDFRALGVSAMTVSAHKLGGPVGVGALIVRHGTAIRPIMHGGAQQLETRPGTESVALAVGLRAALEVWDCDRDEIVAKLSALRDRFEAQLRAGAPEIVIHGANSPRLPHTSNVAFPGVEREALTMALDLAGVECSTGSACASGSTEPSPTLVAMGVPASQLHSALRFSFGRLTTTAEIDEGASRILRVYNDLRSRKSAGNLAPDGRYSAAKPV from the coding sequence ATGAAGTCCCTCTATTTCGATCACAACGCCACGACGCCAATTGCTCCCGAGGTGGTCGACGCCCTGGCCGAGTGCCATGCCGCGCGGTTCGCCAACCCGGCCAGCGCTCACCGGGCCGGGGGGCGCGCGCGACGCGCCCTGGACGACGCCCGGGAAAACATCGGCCGCTTGCTCGGCGCCCAGGTCCACTCGGCCGCCACCGATCGGGTGATCTTCACCAGCGGCGGCACCGAAGCCAACAATCTGGCACTGCTCGGCCTAGTGAAAGAAACGCCCGGGCACGTGATCATCTCGGCCATCGAGCACCCGTCGGTCGTTGGCACGGCCGAGGAGTTGGCTCGTCGTGGCTGGCAAGTCGACAAACTCCCCGTCTCGGTCGATGGCGTCGTCGCGGTCGAAGTACTGCCAAAGCTGCTGCGCCCCGACACGCAACTGGTCAGCGTCATGCTCGGCAACAATGAAACTGGAGTGCTGCAGCCGGTGGCCGAGCTGGCGAAACTCTGCGCCGCGGCGGGAGTTTCCTTGCACACCGACGCGGTGCAGGCGGCGGGCAAGTCGCACGTCGATTTCCGCGCGCTGGGGGTGTCGGCCATGACCGTGTCGGCCCACAAGCTGGGCGGCCCGGTCGGCGTCGGCGCGCTCATCGTGCGCCACGGCACGGCCATCCGCCCGATAATGCACGGCGGCGCGCAACAACTCGAAACGCGTCCTGGCACCGAATCGGTGGCGCTGGCTGTCGGCTTGCGCGCGGCACTGGAAGTTTGGGACTGCGATCGTGATGAAATCGTCGCCAAGCTCAGCGCGCTGCGCGACCGGTTTGAAGCGCAACTTCGCGCCGGCGCGCCCGAGATCGTGATCCACGGCGCGAACTCACCGCGGTTGCCCCACACGTCGAACGTGGCGTTCCCCGGGGTCGAGCGCGAAGCGCTGACCATGGCGCTCGACCTGGCCGGCGTCGAGTGTTCGACCGGTTCGGCGTGTGCTAGCGGGTCGACCGAGCCGTCGCCAACGCTGGTCGCGATGGGGGTTCCCGCGAGTCAATTGCACAGCGCGCTGAGGTTCAGTTTTGGCCGGCTGACGACCACGGCCGAGATCGACGAAGGCGCGTCGCGCATCCTGCGAGTTTACAACGACTTGCGGAGCCGAAAATCAGCGGGGAATTTGGCCCCGGATGGTCGCTATTCCGCGGCCAAACCGGTATAA
- a CDS encoding DNA gyrase subunit B encodes MSEANAQPSDEQPKNPAAPADYGAEQIQALSDVEHVRQRSGMYIGNTSTRGLHHLVYETVDNSIDEVMAGFAKDIYVTVNPDGSCTVEDDGRGIPVETHPELGISTLEAVMTKLKVGGKFDKQVYKTSGGLHGIGVKAVNFLSEWCEVQVRRDGALYQQEYVRGVPEGPVTRVGKASGTGTKTTFKPDPEIFGQIKFDYTILHRRMQELAFLNKGIRITLKDERSGEGETFQYERGLLAFVEHLNRASEAATDVVYIAGEQDEVSVEVAMQYTSEYSDIMLSYVNNINTIDGGTHLSGFRTALTRTLNSYGKRENIYKDLTPTGDDFREGLTAVVAVRVPNPHFEAQTKGKLNNPEVEGIVNSIVGDYLTKYLEQNPKIARTIVMKAMLAAEAREAARKAKQLLRDRKGALSGGGLPGKLRDCTSRDVHKCELYLVEGDSAGGSAEGGRLREYQAILPLRGKIINAYKSRDDKVLANEEIRSMISAIGIGFGEDTDLTKRRYGKIIIMTDADVDGSHIRTLLLTFFYRQMYDLVKGGHVFVAQPPLFRVKSKKETYYIQTEDEMKGRLLGLGLADCTFVPDPSRRIAGDELAKLCRILGTLEESLFALERRGISLRQHALRQDPATGKLPVYHVFFGTQEHWFTTPEARDKFVAAQEQASGGAVNIDDSQHHAHGAPGAPVGDQHAAGAESNGSAGADGNGHPTTRLHIVELHEVRSLNKALADLAQMGFDINALLPQERTGTEEPRYKLERGDSEAGLDDLRDLLPEVRTAGEKTLKITRFKGLGEMNAEELRDTTLNPENRTLLQVQMEDAKAAAELFHILMGDKVEPRREFIEKYAIEAKNLDV; translated from the coding sequence ATGAGCGAAGCCAACGCCCAGCCGTCTGATGAACAGCCGAAGAACCCCGCAGCGCCCGCCGATTACGGCGCCGAGCAGATTCAGGCTCTGAGCGACGTCGAACACGTCCGCCAGCGCAGCGGCATGTACATCGGCAACACCAGCACCCGCGGCTTGCACCATCTGGTCTATGAAACCGTCGACAACTCGATCGACGAGGTGATGGCCGGCTTTGCCAAGGACATCTACGTCACCGTCAACCCCGACGGCAGTTGCACGGTCGAAGACGACGGCCGCGGTATTCCGGTCGAGACGCATCCCGAGTTGGGTATTTCGACGCTCGAAGCGGTGATGACCAAGCTGAAAGTCGGCGGCAAGTTCGACAAGCAGGTCTACAAAACCTCGGGTGGTCTGCACGGCATCGGCGTCAAGGCCGTCAACTTCCTCAGCGAGTGGTGCGAGGTGCAAGTCCGCCGCGATGGCGCGCTGTACCAGCAGGAATACGTCCGCGGCGTTCCCGAAGGGCCCGTCACGCGCGTCGGCAAAGCCTCGGGCACGGGGACCAAGACGACCTTCAAGCCAGACCCCGAGATTTTTGGCCAGATCAAATTCGACTACACGATCCTGCACCGCCGCATGCAGGAGTTGGCCTTTTTGAACAAAGGCATCCGCATCACGCTCAAGGACGAACGCTCGGGCGAAGGCGAGACGTTCCAGTACGAGCGCGGCCTGCTGGCGTTTGTCGAACACCTGAACCGCGCTTCCGAGGCGGCCACCGACGTGGTCTACATCGCGGGCGAGCAGGACGAGGTGTCGGTCGAAGTGGCCATGCAGTACACGTCGGAATACTCCGACATCATGCTCAGCTACGTCAACAACATCAACACGATCGACGGCGGCACGCACCTGTCGGGTTTTCGCACCGCGCTGACGCGCACGCTCAACAGCTATGGCAAGCGCGAGAACATCTACAAGGATCTGACGCCCACGGGCGACGACTTCCGCGAAGGGCTGACCGCGGTGGTGGCCGTCCGCGTGCCGAACCCGCACTTCGAGGCGCAGACCAAGGGCAAACTCAACAACCCCGAAGTCGAAGGCATCGTCAACTCGATCGTCGGCGATTACCTGACCAAGTACCTGGAACAAAACCCGAAGATCGCCCGCACCATTGTCATGAAGGCCATGCTGGCGGCCGAGGCGCGCGAGGCGGCGCGCAAGGCGAAGCAATTGCTGCGCGACCGCAAAGGCGCGCTCTCGGGCGGCGGGCTGCCCGGCAAGCTCCGCGATTGCACCAGCCGCGACGTGCATAAGTGCGAGTTGTACCTGGTCGAAGGTGATTCGGCCGGCGGCAGCGCCGAGGGTGGCCGGCTGCGCGAATACCAGGCGATCTTGCCCCTGCGCGGCAAGATTATCAACGCCTACAAGTCACGCGACGATAAAGTGCTGGCCAACGAAGAGATTCGCAGCATGATCTCGGCCATCGGCATCGGCTTTGGCGAAGACACCGACTTGACCAAGCGCCGCTACGGCAAAATCATCATCATGACCGACGCCGACGTCGACGGCTCGCACATCCGCACCTTGCTGCTCACCTTCTTCTATCGCCAGATGTACGATCTGGTCAAAGGCGGGCATGTGTTCGTGGCCCAGCCGCCGCTGTTCCGCGTGAAGTCCAAGAAGGAAACCTATTACATCCAGACCGAAGACGAGATGAAGGGCCGGCTGCTGGGGCTGGGCCTGGCCGACTGCACATTCGTGCCCGACCCGTCGCGGAGGATTGCTGGCGACGAACTGGCCAAGCTGTGCCGCATTCTCGGCACGCTGGAAGAGTCGCTGTTCGCGCTTGAACGCCGCGGCATCAGCCTGCGCCAGCACGCCCTGCGCCAGGATCCGGCAACGGGCAAATTGCCGGTGTATCACGTCTTTTTCGGCACGCAGGAGCACTGGTTCACCACGCCCGAGGCCCGCGACAAGTTCGTCGCCGCCCAGGAACAAGCCAGCGGCGGCGCGGTGAACATCGACGACAGCCAGCACCACGCCCACGGCGCGCCCGGCGCGCCGGTCGGCGATCAGCATGCGGCGGGCGCTGAATCGAACGGCAGCGCTGGCGCCGATGGGAACGGTCATCCGACGACGCGGTTGCACATTGTCGAGTTGCACGAAGTCCGCTCGTTGAACAAGGCGTTGGCCGATCTGGCCCAAATGGGTTTTGACATCAACGCGCTGTTGCCCCAGGAGCGGACGGGGACCGAAGAGCCGCGCTACAAGCTCGAGCGTGGCGACAGCGAAGCGGGGCTGGACGATCTGCGCGATTTGCTGCCCGAGGTCCGCACGGCGGGCGAGAAGACGTTGAAGATCACGCGGTTCAAAGGTCTGGGCGAAATGAACGCCGAGGAGCTGCGCGACACGACGCTCAATCCCGAGAATCGGACGCTGTTGCAGGTGCAGATGGAAGACGCCAAGGCCGCCGCCGAGCTGTTCCACATTCTGATGGGCGACAAGGTGGAACCCCGCCGCGAGTTCATCGAAAAGTACGCGATCGAGGCGAAGAACTTGGACGTGTAG